One segment of Niveibacterium microcysteis DNA contains the following:
- the pbpC gene encoding penicillin-binding protein 1C, with the protein MQARSVAIKRMLAALAVRRSARVALATLACLVLTAWVLDRLFPLPLPPHEAGLIVAAADGTPLRTWPSVDGVWRYPVTAEQVSPRYLQAVLNYEDRWFRWHPGVNPFAMLRAAWQWARNGRIVSGGSTLTMQVARMLDPPPRTLRGKLRQVVRALQLEVHFSKDEILTLYLNHAPMGGIVEGVEMASRAYLGKPSKYLSHAEAAMLAALPQAPSRLRPDRAPDKAQAARDKVLDRMAAFGVWSAAEVADARVERVGAQPIRAHWLAPLAAERLRGEARTPAAAARTEGALQLVRSTLEPEVQSTLERMLLDRVDQLPPKVSMAALVMDNASLAVLGYAGSADFSDRARYAYVDMVRGVRSPGSTLKPFLYAIALDEGLIHSESLLSDAPQAFSGYEPGNFQAAFSGPVSVAEALTRSLNVPAVDLLDRVGPQRFAARLRAGGLRLRMAKGATPNLSLILGGAGTTLEELVGAYRALAAGGLAGQPRLTPDAPRVENRIMSEGAAFIVRDILETGGHPDRPFIEAGSRRVAWKTGTSFGFRDAWAVGVTDRHTIGVWVGRPDGTPNPGFFGANIAAPLLKDIAAALPGAAASAPRTPPKNVGVAEICWPLGRALADTDPAHCHQQRTAWTLNGAAPPTLPDRVRPSGQLDTVWIDPDSGLRTTPACRADAQARRVARWPTHLEPFLGPAMRERVGIPAWSPRCVAAGDGAGNLRINGLTPGSVLRPAPGQASARVQLQLLGASGAVWWLLDGRVLRSAPAAATQLIEVATAGAHTVSVVDAGGRFAVVDFSMSLPRAN; encoded by the coding sequence ATGCAAGCGCGCAGTGTGGCGATCAAGCGGATGCTCGCTGCACTGGCTGTGCGCCGCAGCGCACGCGTGGCATTGGCGACGCTTGCTTGCCTCGTCCTCACGGCGTGGGTGCTCGATCGCCTGTTTCCGTTGCCGCTTCCGCCGCACGAGGCCGGACTGATCGTTGCCGCAGCCGACGGCACCCCGCTGCGCACCTGGCCTTCAGTGGATGGCGTATGGCGCTACCCGGTTACGGCAGAACAGGTGTCACCGCGCTACCTGCAGGCGGTGCTCAACTACGAAGACCGTTGGTTCCGCTGGCATCCGGGCGTGAATCCCTTCGCGATGCTGCGTGCGGCGTGGCAGTGGGCGCGCAACGGGCGCATCGTTTCCGGCGGATCGACGCTGACGATGCAGGTGGCGCGCATGCTCGATCCGCCGCCACGCACCTTGCGCGGCAAGCTGCGCCAGGTCGTGCGTGCCTTGCAGCTTGAAGTGCACTTCTCGAAGGATGAAATCCTCACGCTGTACCTGAACCATGCGCCGATGGGCGGCATCGTCGAAGGTGTTGAAATGGCGAGCCGGGCTTACCTTGGCAAACCGTCCAAATACCTCAGCCACGCCGAGGCCGCAATGCTCGCGGCCTTGCCACAGGCGCCGTCGCGGCTGAGGCCCGATCGTGCGCCGGACAAGGCGCAGGCCGCGCGCGACAAGGTGCTCGATCGCATGGCTGCATTTGGTGTGTGGTCGGCAGCCGAAGTGGCCGATGCGCGTGTTGAGCGCGTCGGCGCACAGCCGATCCGCGCGCATTGGCTTGCGCCGCTCGCGGCCGAGCGCCTGCGCGGCGAAGCGCGCACCCCGGCCGCAGCAGCGCGTACCGAAGGCGCCTTGCAGCTTGTACGCTCCACGCTGGAACCTGAGGTGCAAAGCACGCTGGAGCGCATGTTGCTGGATCGCGTCGATCAATTGCCGCCGAAGGTGTCGATGGCGGCGTTGGTGATGGACAACGCCAGTCTTGCGGTGCTCGGCTATGCCGGCTCGGCGGATTTCTCCGATCGCGCCCGTTACGCATACGTCGACATGGTGCGAGGCGTGCGCTCTCCGGGCTCCACGCTGAAACCCTTCCTCTACGCGATCGCGCTGGACGAAGGCCTGATTCATTCAGAGAGCCTGCTCAGTGATGCGCCGCAGGCTTTCTCCGGCTATGAGCCCGGCAACTTCCAGGCCGCATTCTCCGGCCCGGTCAGCGTTGCCGAAGCACTGACACGGTCGCTCAACGTGCCGGCGGTCGATCTGCTCGACCGCGTGGGGCCGCAACGTTTTGCCGCCCGGTTGCGGGCGGGCGGCCTGCGTTTGCGCATGGCCAAGGGCGCTACGCCCAACCTGTCACTCATCCTCGGTGGCGCAGGTACAACGCTGGAGGAACTCGTCGGCGCGTATCGGGCGCTGGCCGCGGGCGGGTTGGCTGGCCAACCACGCCTCACGCCCGATGCCCCGCGGGTGGAGAACCGCATCATGAGCGAGGGGGCCGCCTTCATCGTGCGCGACATCCTTGAAACCGGTGGTCACCCCGACCGGCCCTTCATCGAGGCGGGCTCGCGGCGCGTGGCGTGGAAAACCGGCACCAGCTTTGGTTTTCGCGACGCATGGGCGGTTGGTGTGACCGATCGCCACACGATAGGTGTCTGGGTCGGCCGCCCGGACGGCACACCCAACCCCGGCTTCTTCGGGGCCAACATCGCCGCGCCGCTACTGAAGGACATCGCGGCGGCGCTGCCCGGCGCCGCCGCGAGCGCGCCACGCACGCCGCCGAAGAACGTCGGCGTGGCGGAAATCTGCTGGCCGCTTGGTCGCGCATTGGCCGACACCGATCCGGCGCATTGCCACCAGCAGCGCACTGCATGGACGCTTAACGGTGCCGCGCCGCCAACGCTGCCGGACCGCGTGCGTCCGAGCGGGCAGCTCGATACGGTCTGGATCGATCCGGACAGCGGCTTGCGCACTACACCCGCCTGTCGAGCCGATGCCCAGGCCCGCCGCGTCGCGCGTTGGCCGACGCATCTGGAGCCCTTCCTCGGCCCTGCAATGCGTGAACGCGTTGGCATCCCCGCCTGGTCGCCGCGCTGCGTGGCCGCCGGCGACGGTGCGGGCAATCTCCGCATCAATGGTCTGACGCCGGGCAGTGTGCTTCGGCCGGCGCCTGGCCAGGCCTCCGCGCGGGTGCAGTTGCAGCTGCTGGGGGCGAGCGGCGCCGTGTGGTGGCTGCTGGACGGGCGGGTGCTGCGCAGCGCGCCGGCCGCTGCGACTCAGCTGATCGAGGTCGCTACCGCCGGCGCCCACACTGTCAGCGTGGTGGATGCCGGCGGGCGCTTCGCGGTGGTGGATTTCAGCATGAGTC